The following proteins are co-located in the Polystyrenella longa genome:
- a CDS encoding helix-turn-helix domain-containing protein, translated as MAKSRIPLLVLEENRLPFSAIERLHRREGWTGTELLYLYGAAGDGKSMLVKHFLHLEKKELGKQRYEQVTAAEFSADFTEAVTLEQIDQFQERFHSLDLLICEDVGAIDTRKEAQRQLILAIDAVGQRNGRVLLTANRSPGSLTGYPARFVNRCHGGLCVGIKPLKPTSRVKMITHLSSCQQILLPQEQIQKLAATVKGSIRDLLGTVNQLDAIARLQQRPIDAKLCAQYLKGDIEVPKPEIKVITRIVSQEFGVNISEIRSAARDRKLVLARQCAMYLSREIAEKPLQEIARYFGGRNHSTVIHSCRRFEQRLSDDAALGKELKTILHRLGLPSDSVLITC; from the coding sequence ATGGCCAAGTCCAGAATTCCTCTATTAGTGCTGGAAGAAAATCGGCTTCCTTTCTCCGCCATCGAACGGTTACACCGTCGCGAAGGCTGGACAGGAACCGAGTTGCTCTACCTGTACGGGGCGGCGGGCGACGGTAAATCGATGCTGGTGAAACATTTCCTTCATCTCGAAAAGAAAGAACTTGGAAAACAGCGATATGAACAAGTGACGGCAGCAGAGTTTTCTGCTGACTTCACAGAAGCAGTTACCCTGGAGCAGATCGATCAGTTTCAGGAACGGTTCCACAGCCTGGACCTGTTAATTTGTGAAGATGTGGGTGCCATCGACACCCGTAAAGAGGCTCAGAGACAACTGATTCTGGCCATCGATGCTGTAGGACAAAGAAATGGAAGAGTTCTGTTGACCGCGAACCGGTCTCCCGGCTCTTTGACCGGGTATCCAGCCCGATTCGTAAATCGTTGTCACGGCGGACTATGCGTCGGAATCAAACCTTTAAAACCAACCAGTCGAGTCAAAATGATCACTCACCTTTCCAGCTGCCAGCAGATTCTGCTTCCTCAGGAACAGATCCAGAAGCTGGCCGCAACAGTCAAAGGTTCCATCCGGGATCTGCTGGGGACAGTGAATCAGCTGGATGCGATTGCTCGACTTCAACAACGGCCTATCGATGCCAAATTATGTGCTCAATACCTTAAAGGAGACATCGAAGTCCCGAAACCAGAGATCAAAGTCATCACCCGGATCGTATCTCAGGAATTCGGGGTCAATATTAGCGAAATTCGATCGGCCGCCCGAGACCGCAAATTGGTTTTAGCCCGGCAATGTGCGATGTACCTCTCTCGGGAGATCGCCGAGAAGCCACTTCAGGAAATTGCCCGCTATTTTGGTGGACGAAACCATAGTACCGTCATTCACTCCTGCCGGCGATTTGAACAACGATTATCTGATGATGCCGCTCTCGGAAAAGAGCTGAAAACCATCCTCCATCGACTTGGTTTACCCAGCGACAGCGTGTTGATAACTTGTTGA
- the dnaN gene encoding DNA polymerase III subunit beta, whose product MVKIRCNRPVLANAFQIVDAVVPSRTPKEILKNVLLSVEEGKVTLVGTDQEIGIRYDLPGVEVTESGTSLLPSKRVLSILRELTDEFVEIEITEEAAWIRSDSSEFRLSAQDPTEFPPVSGFEEEKYYVMMGGALKSAIRRTIFATDVESTRYALGGVMMELKTDAVNMVATDSRRLALVESVCRVEGIEEGTEVNPVIPRQAMALIEKSITDDGEDVLIAVHANDVVVKCGKSTLYSRLVDGRFPQYGAVIPQQSNVIVDLVAGPFHSAVRQAQIVTDEDSRGVDFVLNNGQLTLNSQSADIGKSEIHLPVSYEGDELIITFDPRFVAEFLRVLDPEQQIQFMLNDGEQAAMLKTEDNYTYVIMPLSRDH is encoded by the coding sequence GTGGTAAAAATTCGCTGTAACCGGCCCGTGTTGGCGAACGCCTTCCAGATCGTGGATGCGGTCGTTCCCTCTCGGACCCCCAAAGAGATTCTGAAAAACGTCCTGTTGTCTGTGGAAGAGGGAAAAGTGACCCTCGTGGGTACCGACCAGGAGATTGGTATCCGCTATGACCTTCCCGGCGTGGAAGTGACCGAATCAGGGACGAGTCTGCTTCCTTCCAAACGAGTCCTGTCGATCCTGCGGGAATTGACAGACGAATTCGTTGAGATCGAGATCACGGAAGAAGCGGCCTGGATTCGATCCGACAGCAGTGAGTTCCGCCTCTCGGCTCAGGATCCGACCGAGTTCCCCCCTGTAAGCGGTTTTGAAGAAGAAAAATACTACGTGATGATGGGCGGAGCGTTGAAAAGTGCCATTCGCCGCACGATCTTCGCGACGGACGTGGAGAGTACTCGTTATGCCCTGGGGGGCGTGATGATGGAACTCAAAACAGACGCCGTCAACATGGTGGCGACGGACAGTCGTCGACTCGCTTTGGTGGAATCTGTCTGTCGCGTAGAAGGAATCGAAGAAGGAACGGAAGTGAACCCGGTCATTCCTCGCCAGGCGATGGCACTGATCGAAAAAAGTATTACCGACGATGGGGAAGACGTTCTCATTGCCGTCCATGCGAACGATGTCGTGGTCAAATGCGGTAAAAGTACGCTCTACAGCCGATTGGTTGACGGTCGATTCCCCCAGTATGGGGCTGTCATTCCTCAGCAATCCAATGTGATCGTGGACCTGGTCGCCGGGCCATTTCACTCTGCTGTCCGCCAGGCCCAGATTGTGACTGACGAAGATTCCCGCGGAGTTGATTTTGTTCTGAACAATGGCCAGTTGACGTTGAACAGTCAGTCGGCCGATATCGGCAAGTCCGAAATTCATCTGCCCGTTTCGTATGAAGGGGACGAATTGATCATCACGTTTGACCCTCGATTCGTGGCGGAATTCCTGCGTGTACTCGATCCGGAACAACAGATACAATTCATGTTGAATGACGGAGAGCAGGCCGCCATGCTGAAAACAGAAGATAATTATACTTACGTGATAATGCCTCTCTCTCGTGACCACTAA
- a CDS encoding DUF721 domain-containing protein, whose product MSSESGPQSLSKVLNDLFALKGYARIQGNELLHKHWKEIAGEPLASQTRVLGIKRGVLQIGVSNAPLLSELVAFRLPQLLKQLQEEASELKVRDLKFILRGDITKPPAAEDDLPDFLRGEPDR is encoded by the coding sequence ATGAGTTCCGAGTCTGGCCCACAATCGCTCAGTAAAGTGCTGAATGACTTGTTCGCTCTGAAGGGCTATGCCCGTATTCAGGGAAACGAACTGCTGCATAAGCACTGGAAAGAGATCGCAGGAGAGCCACTTGCCTCGCAGACCCGAGTATTGGGAATCAAGCGAGGCGTTTTGCAGATTGGTGTGTCGAATGCACCGCTGCTGAGTGAGCTGGTTGCCTTTCGGCTACCGCAACTACTGAAACAGCTTCAGGAGGAAGCCAGCGAACTGAAAGTTCGTGATCTGAAATTTATTTTACGGGGAGACATCACCAAACCGCCTGCGGCGGAGGACGATCTTCCCGATTTCCTGAGGGGAGAACCCGACCGTTGA
- a CDS encoding DNA gyrase subunit B yields the protein MSTEENPTDNPEDPNLDTYTASNIRHLEGIEGIRMRPAMYIGDTTPRGLHHLVYEVVDNCIDEAVNGYATAVSVKVNADGSVTISDDGRGIPVDPMPELGNRPALEVVLTEIHAGGKFDRKGYKTGTGGLHGVGITAVNALSEWLEAEVRRDGHVWTMDFARGELNHELKKLGKADKTGTKIMFKPDNTIFPDINFVYDVLAKRLQELAFLTPGLRIKLNDERSSQSDDFHYEDGIVEFVKHLNRTETPLYPDVISVMGELEGAQVSIALQHNDGYSDNVRSFANNIYNVEGGTHLSGFRSALTRVVNNYGKKANLFKDATPTGDDFREGLAAIITVRVPNPQFEGQTKTKLGNSEVEGIVNSVVHEQLTKYFEENPNTAKRIVLKGLLAAEAREAARKQREMVRRKGALTSSGLPEKLRDCRSKELDITELFLVEGDSAGGSVDTGRDSNTQAYLPLRGKILNVEKAQLVKVLDNAEVANMFKAIGIPPGAELDDINKRRYGKIILMTDADVDGSHIRTLLLTFFFRHMRELVSNGCVYIAQPPLYKVSQRNKVRYVQTQEQMMQELTELGISGTTLVCKDGTAFEGEHLEKVTDLIKQLEEPILTLERRGVDLRYLALQQKDDKGDLPRYRVFLGQEENWFFDKEELEAFLAKEEEKQGGELKVADTELVDEEEEDVESTLQVVDLHEMRTINAVLKRLNDYGIVYKDLLHVEMVNGEPDYHYFLRNESTEIALDGLIVFLRELRKLGEKGFSLTRFKGLGEMDAEDLWETSMDPENRVLLQVTMDDASAADEIFRVLMGDAVEPRREFIEKHALDVKELDV from the coding sequence TTGAGTACCGAAGAAAACCCGACCGACAATCCAGAAGATCCTAATCTCGATACTTACACCGCCAGCAATATCCGGCACCTGGAGGGAATCGAAGGGATTCGGATGCGGCCGGCGATGTATATCGGTGATACGACGCCACGCGGTTTGCATCACCTGGTTTACGAAGTCGTCGACAACTGCATCGATGAAGCGGTTAACGGATACGCGACTGCTGTCTCGGTGAAGGTCAATGCCGATGGATCCGTGACAATCAGCGATGATGGTCGTGGAATTCCAGTCGATCCAATGCCCGAACTCGGAAACCGTCCTGCCCTGGAAGTGGTGCTGACCGAGATCCACGCGGGCGGAAAGTTCGACCGCAAAGGTTACAAAACAGGTACGGGCGGATTACACGGTGTCGGGATTACCGCCGTGAATGCCCTGAGTGAATGGTTGGAAGCCGAAGTTCGTCGTGATGGCCATGTCTGGACGATGGATTTTGCCCGAGGTGAATTGAATCACGAGCTGAAGAAACTCGGGAAAGCTGACAAGACCGGAACGAAGATTATGTTCAAACCGGACAACACCATCTTTCCTGATATCAATTTCGTCTACGACGTTCTGGCGAAGCGATTACAGGAACTCGCTTTCCTGACACCGGGCCTGCGTATCAAATTAAACGACGAGCGGTCTAGCCAGTCGGATGATTTTCATTACGAAGATGGTATCGTCGAGTTTGTGAAACACTTGAACCGGACCGAGACGCCACTGTATCCCGATGTCATTTCAGTTATGGGAGAACTCGAAGGCGCTCAGGTTTCGATCGCGCTGCAACATAACGATGGGTACTCGGATAATGTTCGTTCGTTTGCAAATAACATCTACAACGTGGAAGGGGGAACGCACCTTTCCGGATTCCGTAGTGCCCTGACCCGAGTGGTAAACAACTACGGTAAGAAAGCGAATCTATTCAAGGACGCCACCCCCACGGGAGATGACTTCCGCGAAGGTCTGGCGGCGATTATTACTGTTCGCGTGCCGAATCCCCAGTTCGAAGGTCAGACGAAAACCAAACTTGGAAACAGCGAAGTAGAAGGGATCGTCAACTCTGTTGTTCACGAACAGCTGACCAAGTACTTCGAGGAAAATCCTAACACGGCTAAACGAATCGTGCTGAAAGGTCTCTTGGCGGCGGAAGCGCGGGAAGCGGCTCGTAAGCAACGTGAAATGGTGCGTCGCAAAGGAGCGTTAACCTCTAGCGGTTTACCTGAAAAACTGCGAGACTGTCGTAGTAAGGAACTCGATATTACCGAGTTGTTCCTGGTCGAAGGGGACTCGGCGGGTGGTTCGGTTGATACGGGTCGCGACTCCAATACGCAGGCATATCTTCCGCTGCGTGGTAAAATTTTAAACGTCGAAAAAGCGCAACTGGTCAAGGTGCTGGACAATGCTGAAGTCGCCAACATGTTCAAGGCGATCGGCATTCCTCCCGGGGCTGAGTTGGACGACATTAATAAACGGCGTTACGGGAAAATTATCCTGATGACCGATGCCGATGTCGACGGTAGTCACATTAGAACATTGCTACTGACCTTTTTCTTCCGACACATGCGGGAACTGGTCAGTAATGGTTGCGTCTACATTGCTCAGCCACCGCTCTACAAAGTGTCGCAACGTAATAAAGTTCGTTACGTTCAGACTCAGGAGCAGATGATGCAAGAGCTCACAGAACTGGGGATCAGCGGCACGACACTAGTCTGCAAAGATGGTACAGCCTTTGAAGGAGAGCATTTGGAAAAGGTGACTGATCTGATTAAACAACTGGAAGAACCGATCCTGACGTTGGAGCGGCGAGGGGTCGACCTGCGTTATCTGGCTCTGCAACAGAAAGATGACAAGGGAGACTTACCCCGGTATCGTGTCTTCCTCGGCCAGGAGGAAAATTGGTTCTTTGACAAAGAAGAGTTGGAGGCGTTCCTGGCGAAAGAAGAAGAGAAACAGGGCGGCGAACTGAAAGTGGCCGATACCGAATTGGTCGACGAAGAAGAAGAGGACGTCGAATCAACATTGCAAGTCGTCGACTTGCATGAAATGCGAACGATCAATGCAGTCCTCAAACGACTGAATGATTATGGCATCGTGTATAAAGACTTGCTCCATGTCGAAATGGTCAACGGCGAACCCGACTATCACTACTTCCTGAGGAACGAGTCCACAGAAATCGCGCTCGACGGCCTGATTGTCTTCCTGCGAGAACTTCGCAAGCTGGGTGAAAAAGGTTTCAGCCTGACGCGTTTCAAAGGACTGGGCGAGATGGACGCCGAAGACTTGTGGGAAACAAGTATGGACCCGGAAAACCGCGTGCTGCTGCAAGTCACGATGGATGACGCTTCCGCCGCGGATGAAATTTTCCGCGTGCTGATGGGCGACGCGGTTGAACCTCGACGAGAGTTCATTGAGAAACACGCCCTGGATGTGAAAGAGTTGGACGTGTAA
- a CDS encoding TolC family protein codes for MTDWYRKTSWMCLLVVGMTGELMAQDRQILPFEAPPATQETMGKKFTAPPGEPVGPVYVNEIELVNQKIDLTRAMSLACQHNPTLKQARLQVSAELAKSMQAGLYPNPTFTYIGEQIFVDAPGDKDSPGEFQGGKITQRFVTADKLKLSASKYAQRAHVSEHRSVAQQFRVCNDVRMHFYQTLASRSRLMLRMESLKTAEDQSLTVREMYNLGQVKRYDVHKANVQLQQARLQLQQSQHEMRRRLRELNAVIGIPLPLQNLEGKLTPEGEAFTNEFAEAHVLTQSPELSAARAKLRSDEITIQREKVEWIPDIVVSAGSGYNFEAKETVGLAEIQLEIPLYDRNQGTIAQAQSDYFRQCREIERIQQLLRHELAMTYEQYAMSYEHAVEYRDMIVPEMKAAYQELLISYKRDREEWPTVLQAHNDYVQVRLEQIHFEEEFRMNEILIMGYLLKGGLQAAPGAVPPGHIDAVPKPR; via the coding sequence ATGACGGATTGGTATCGAAAAACAAGTTGGATGTGCTTGCTGGTCGTTGGAATGACGGGTGAGTTGATGGCACAGGACCGGCAGATTTTGCCGTTCGAAGCACCGCCAGCAACACAGGAAACCATGGGGAAGAAGTTTACTGCGCCTCCGGGAGAACCAGTTGGTCCCGTGTACGTGAATGAAATCGAGTTGGTGAATCAGAAGATTGATCTAACTCGAGCCATGTCTCTGGCATGCCAGCACAACCCGACCTTGAAGCAAGCCCGGTTGCAGGTCTCCGCGGAACTGGCGAAGTCGATGCAAGCGGGACTCTACCCCAACCCGACTTTCACCTACATTGGCGAACAGATTTTCGTTGATGCTCCGGGAGACAAGGATTCACCGGGAGAATTTCAGGGTGGAAAAATTACTCAACGGTTTGTAACGGCGGACAAGCTTAAGCTGAGCGCCTCGAAGTATGCACAGCGAGCCCATGTTTCAGAGCATCGATCTGTGGCGCAGCAGTTTCGTGTTTGCAATGACGTTCGCATGCATTTTTATCAGACACTGGCTTCACGTTCGCGGTTAATGCTGCGGATGGAATCTCTCAAGACAGCTGAAGATCAGTCGTTAACGGTTCGCGAAATGTATAACCTGGGACAGGTGAAACGGTACGATGTCCATAAGGCAAATGTGCAACTTCAGCAGGCACGACTTCAACTGCAGCAGAGTCAACATGAGATGCGACGGCGGTTACGGGAACTGAACGCCGTGATTGGAATACCGCTCCCTTTGCAAAATCTGGAGGGAAAGTTAACGCCAGAGGGAGAGGCGTTTACTAATGAGTTTGCAGAAGCGCATGTACTGACTCAGAGTCCGGAGCTTTCCGCAGCGCGGGCGAAACTGCGGTCGGACGAAATTACGATTCAACGGGAAAAGGTGGAGTGGATTCCGGATATCGTCGTCTCGGCAGGTTCAGGATATAACTTTGAAGCAAAAGAGACGGTGGGATTGGCTGAGATTCAATTGGAGATACCGCTGTATGATCGTAATCAGGGAACGATCGCTCAGGCTCAGTCAGACTACTTTCGACAATGTCGAGAGATTGAACGCATCCAGCAATTACTCCGTCACGAACTGGCCATGACTTATGAGCAATATGCCATGTCCTACGAACATGCCGTGGAATATCGCGACATGATCGTCCCGGAAATGAAGGCTGCTTATCAGGAGTTGTTGATCAGTTACAAACGGGATCGCGAAGAATGGCCGACTGTTCTGCAAGCTCATAACGACTATGTGCAGGTTCGCTTAGAACAGATTCATTTCGAAGAAGAATTTCGAATGAACGAAATCCTGATTATGGGTTACCTATTGAAAGGTGGTTTGCAAGCGGCTCCCGGAGCAGTTCCACCCGGGCATATTGATGCTGTTCCTAAACCTCGCTAG
- a CDS encoding multicopper oxidase domain-containing protein: MSAQKEPLQSNTHVDRRQFLTKGTFAAAAGLTAAVAASQQGLAESLQEQPVAPPATEEAVTGPALSADSDGQSPEVAEEYDGFSRFKPSRGNDPESDYYIGKLVPGFRPASAGPAPFEAPDIEKLPWKMINGAKEFHLVPMAVTREFLPGYQMNVYGFNGSMPGPTIEINQGDRVRIVVTNELKEDTFVHWHGFELPIQYDGAATLTQNPIKPGQTMVYEFDVHEEGTFFYHSHVAMQEAMGMVGWFIVHPRKVFDPPVDRDFGLLFQNFHIPPTHTVSDSWAMDWNWHTINGRSGPYTTPLVVKHGERIRIRLLDFSPMQHHPIHLHGHTFWVTGHEGARIPKSAWIPRNTELVAVAQASTFEFVANNPGDWIFHCHMVHHMMNHMVKHVGPRMRKDRSVDAYLDNIENRPDVSGEAVSEGFRDPGYPQKMQGMTMSSEMMKAVWSRKESGGMRATYPMAVKGLMTVLRVLPEDLFNLVMNSGEPVEKGSVFAEIVKRFGNPNDYQPAPKGMMMGH, encoded by the coding sequence ATGTCAGCTCAAAAAGAACCTCTTCAATCCAATACGCATGTGGATCGTCGGCAGTTTCTCACCAAAGGGACATTTGCTGCTGCAGCCGGTCTGACGGCAGCGGTCGCGGCCAGTCAACAGGGTTTGGCGGAGAGTTTGCAGGAACAACCGGTGGCTCCACCAGCGACAGAAGAAGCGGTTACCGGTCCTGCCCTGTCGGCGGATTCCGATGGGCAGTCACCAGAAGTTGCGGAAGAGTATGACGGATTTTCCAGGTTTAAACCTTCGCGAGGGAATGACCCCGAATCAGATTATTACATTGGAAAACTGGTTCCCGGTTTTCGCCCGGCATCTGCGGGACCGGCTCCTTTTGAAGCTCCCGATATCGAGAAACTTCCCTGGAAGATGATTAACGGAGCGAAGGAATTTCATCTGGTTCCGATGGCCGTGACTCGCGAATTCCTGCCCGGGTACCAGATGAATGTTTATGGTTTCAACGGAAGCATGCCAGGACCCACGATTGAGATCAATCAGGGAGATCGGGTCCGTATCGTGGTGACCAATGAATTGAAGGAAGACACCTTCGTTCATTGGCATGGATTTGAATTGCCAATTCAATACGATGGGGCTGCGACATTAACTCAGAATCCGATCAAACCGGGCCAAACCATGGTTTATGAGTTTGATGTACATGAAGAAGGGACCTTTTTTTACCATTCTCATGTGGCGATGCAAGAAGCGATGGGGATGGTGGGTTGGTTTATTGTTCATCCCCGGAAGGTGTTTGATCCCCCCGTGGACCGCGACTTTGGGTTGCTCTTTCAGAACTTCCATATTCCTCCCACACATACGGTTTCCGATAGCTGGGCCATGGACTGGAACTGGCACACGATTAACGGTCGGAGTGGACCTTACACGACACCACTCGTGGTCAAGCATGGAGAACGAATCCGAATTCGCTTGCTCGATTTCTCTCCGATGCAGCATCATCCGATTCATCTTCACGGACATACATTCTGGGTGACTGGCCACGAGGGAGCCCGTATCCCGAAATCGGCCTGGATTCCACGTAATACGGAATTGGTCGCCGTGGCGCAGGCATCCACTTTTGAATTCGTTGCCAATAATCCGGGCGACTGGATTTTTCACTGCCACATGGTCCATCACATGATGAATCATATGGTGAAACATGTCGGCCCGCGGATGCGAAAAGATCGATCCGTCGATGCTTATCTCGACAACATTGAAAACCGTCCTGATGTCAGCGGAGAAGCGGTCTCGGAAGGATTCCGCGACCCAGGTTATCCGCAAAAGATGCAGGGCATGACGATGTCGAGTGAAATGATGAAAGCGGTCTGGAGCCGGAAAGAATCTGGCGGCATGCGAGCAACCTACCCCATGGCCGTCAAAGGGCTAATGACCGTCCTGCGAGTGTTACCAGAGGATCTTTTTAATCTGGTTATGAATTCAGGAGAACCTGTGGAAAAAGGTTCGGTCTTCGCTGAAATCGTGAAACGCTTCGGAAACCCGAACGACTATCAGCCCGCTCCCAAAGGCATGATGATGGGGCATTAA
- a CDS encoding DUF1559 domain-containing protein has protein sequence MRKTNTRTGFTLIELLVVMAIISILLALLIPAVQQARESARRTQCRNRIRQLALATQLYQENHSFYPPGACVDVNVTTTDNNGSWGVHGRVLPYIEMGNVYEGIDLAVGWDRQEPIDGLRIATLICPSDVKAYEMRDPGDDKMKLWATTYGFNYGTWFVFDPASEKGSDGIFFPNAEIVPTDIKDGLSNTLMISEVKAWTPYLRNLSPAAPAPSAVPNGASDVEALFSSLTQFKNTGHTEWPDGRVHHTGFTTTLPPNSLVHYTDGSTEYDEVDYNSWQEGKNGAAGRPTYAAITSRSWHAGVVMTALMDGSVRPFSENLSQDIWRALSTRNGNEIVETGY, from the coding sequence TTGCGTAAAACCAACACTCGCACGGGATTCACTCTCATAGAATTACTGGTCGTCATGGCCATTATTTCCATTCTGCTGGCGCTATTAATTCCAGCCGTCCAGCAGGCACGTGAATCCGCTCGACGGACGCAATGCCGCAATCGTATTCGTCAACTCGCCTTGGCGACTCAGCTTTATCAGGAGAATCATAGCTTCTATCCACCAGGAGCCTGTGTCGACGTTAACGTCACCACGACCGATAACAACGGTTCCTGGGGTGTGCATGGTCGCGTGCTTCCTTACATCGAAATGGGCAATGTCTACGAGGGCATCGATCTCGCCGTAGGTTGGGACCGGCAGGAACCAATTGATGGACTCCGTATCGCCACGCTGATTTGTCCCTCAGACGTGAAAGCCTATGAGATGCGTGATCCCGGCGACGATAAAATGAAACTGTGGGCGACGACTTACGGTTTCAACTACGGAACCTGGTTCGTCTTTGATCCGGCGTCAGAGAAAGGAAGCGATGGCATTTTCTTCCCGAACGCCGAAATCGTTCCGACCGATATCAAAGATGGGTTGTCGAACACCTTGATGATTTCCGAAGTTAAAGCGTGGACTCCCTACTTGCGAAACCTGTCACCGGCAGCACCGGCACCCTCCGCTGTCCCCAACGGTGCCAGTGATGTCGAAGCGTTGTTCTCATCATTGACCCAGTTCAAAAACACGGGACATACCGAGTGGCCTGATGGTCGCGTTCACCACACCGGATTCACGACCACGCTCCCTCCGAACAGCTTGGTTCATTACACCGACGGTTCAACCGAGTACGACGAAGTCGATTACAATTCCTGGCAGGAAGGGAAGAACGGTGCCGCAGGTAGACCCACTTATGCCGCCATCACATCTCGTTCCTGGCATGCAGGCGTCGTCATGACTGCCTTAATGGATGGTTCCGTCCGTCCCTTCAGCGAAAACCTCTCCCAGGATATATGGCGCGCCCTCTCCACCCGTAACGGTAACGAAATCGTGGAAACCGGATATTAA
- a CDS encoding sensor histidine kinase, producing MSAYRREEPGPIQVMIPVRWPIRNQILVPFVIIQLISLLILTVTSAVLAVRQAEENLNQRLNNVVTSLQEATFPMTPDVLERLRSLSGAHFVVWDMGKQITQTTLQTGQTDLSSLPQLSKQREDDSTNIVNQQTVLVIGGERYFSERVRWKRGFGIDAVLVLYPEQYWQSARRQALVPSLVTGSIVLVLIIAASYWISNRIGNRIHRLKNQVSRIAQGEFEPVETAQLSDELKDLSEDINQMSTALKESLQNIRDTERAELITQLTGGLAHHLRNSLTGARMAVQLHQSRCQSRPEEESLARALHQLSLTEEQIKGLLRLTRGENRTSFPAGITDVLEGTIRLIEPIVKHKKIEFDYEGVETKARVADGDGVRAALLNLLMNAIEAAGPQGVVGLKSFYSQENQLVIEVSDNGPGVSPEIEREIFKPFFSTKQEGIGLGLALAEQAARDCDGSLSLDRHEDRTCFRLTLSIHQPEHVVVGN from the coding sequence GTGTCTGCTTATCGCCGGGAAGAACCGGGCCCGATTCAGGTAATGATTCCTGTGCGCTGGCCGATACGGAACCAGATTCTGGTTCCCTTTGTCATTATTCAATTGATCTCACTGCTGATCCTGACGGTCACTTCAGCCGTGCTGGCGGTGCGCCAGGCGGAAGAGAACCTGAACCAGCGATTGAATAATGTCGTCACCAGCCTGCAGGAGGCGACCTTCCCCATGACGCCCGACGTACTCGAACGATTGCGGTCTCTTTCAGGGGCGCATTTTGTTGTATGGGATATGGGGAAGCAGATTACGCAGACAACGCTCCAAACGGGTCAGACCGATCTGTCCTCGCTCCCACAACTTTCTAAACAGCGGGAAGACGATTCGACGAATATCGTGAATCAACAGACCGTGTTAGTCATCGGAGGGGAACGATACTTTTCGGAACGAGTTCGCTGGAAGCGGGGGTTTGGGATCGATGCTGTCCTGGTACTGTACCCTGAACAGTACTGGCAGTCCGCCCGTCGTCAGGCATTGGTTCCTTCACTAGTGACCGGGTCGATCGTGTTGGTCCTGATCATTGCGGCGTCGTACTGGATATCGAATCGTATTGGAAATCGAATTCACCGTTTGAAGAATCAGGTATCCCGCATTGCCCAAGGGGAGTTTGAACCCGTTGAGACGGCACAGCTGTCCGACGAGTTGAAGGATCTATCAGAGGACATTAATCAAATGTCGACGGCGTTGAAGGAGTCGCTCCAGAACATCCGTGACACGGAACGGGCGGAATTGATCACCCAGTTAACGGGAGGCTTGGCGCATCATCTTCGAAACTCGTTGACGGGAGCGCGGATGGCGGTGCAACTTCATCAAAGTCGATGTCAGTCGAGACCAGAAGAAGAATCGTTGGCGCGAGCATTGCATCAACTATCTCTGACGGAAGAACAAATCAAAGGATTGCTTCGTCTGACTCGGGGAGAAAATCGAACCAGCTTCCCTGCGGGTATCACCGATGTTCTGGAAGGAACAATTCGGTTGATTGAACCCATCGTCAAACATAAGAAGATTGAGTTTGATTATGAAGGGGTCGAGACGAAAGCCCGGGTCGCAGATGGCGATGGTGTACGGGCTGCGTTATTGAATTTGTTGATGAATGCAATTGAAGCTGCGGGTCCCCAGGGAGTGGTGGGACTGAAGTCGTTCTATTCTCAAGAGAATCAATTGGTGATCGAGGTGAGCGACAATGGGCCGGGGGTCTCACCGGAGATTGAGCGGGAGATATTCAAACCGTTCTTTTCAACGAAGCAGGAAGGGATTGGTCTGGGTCTGGCGCTGGCGGAACAGGCGGCGCGAGATTGTGATGGTTCTCTGTCCCTTGATCGACATGAAGACCGAACCTGTTTTCGTTTGACGTTATCGATTCATCAGCCGGAACATGTGGTAGTAGGAAACTGA